In a single window of the Coffea eugenioides isolate CCC68of chromosome 3, Ceug_1.0, whole genome shotgun sequence genome:
- the LOC113766707 gene encoding uncharacterized protein LOC113766707 codes for MWMMAGDLNDIPSNEEKWGGRSRPDSSFKDFREFIESNALIDLGFEGVPWTWSNQWEGGGLIQQRLDRCLANQGWIQQFKDARCTHVHKEASDHCIVLMDTEPAKKKYKRRFHFDQRWTYEEETNTVISNAWKEHQQGSRFF; via the coding sequence ATGTGGATGATGGCTGGAGATTTAAATGATATACCATCAAATGAGGAGAAATGGGGTGGGAGGAGTAGACCTGATAGCAGTTTCAAAGATTTTAGAGAGTTCATAGAAAGCAATGCACTGATAGACCTTGGGTTTGAAGGAGTGCCATGGACTTGGTCTAACCAATGGGAGGGAGGTGGACTGATTCAGCAAAGACTAGATCGATGCCTAGCAAATCAAGGATGGATCCAACAGTTCAAGGATGCAAGGTGTACACATGTGCATAAGGAAGCATCCGATCATTGTATTGTTCTAATGGATACTGAACCTGCTAAGAAGAAATACAAGAGGAGATTTCACTTTGACCAGAGGTGGACCTATGAGGAGGAAACTAATACTGTGATTTCGAATGCTTGGAAGGAACACCAGCAAGGATCTAGGTTTTTTTAA
- the LOC113766706 gene encoding uncharacterized protein LOC113766706: MARFWWGADKNQRKIHWTNWNALTEVKGKGGLGFRDLEMFNTALLAKQLWRIIVMPNRLVSRVMRAKYMKRELDWIRQAPTSASYLWKSLLSARFLLINGIRKQVGDGSTIKVWQDKWIPGSRDGRVEKDRAALGSIQYVKDLIKQG; the protein is encoded by the coding sequence ATGGCACGGTTCTGGTGGGGAGCAGATAAGAATCAAAGGAAAATACATTGGACCAATTGGAATGCACTAACTGAGGTTAAAGGAAAGGGAGGTTTAGGCTTTCGAGATCTGGAAATGTTCAACACAGCTTTGCTAGCAAAACAACTCTGGAGAATCATTGTTATGCCTAACAGGCTTGTTAGTAGAGTTATGAGAGCTAAATATATGAAAAGAGAATTGGACTGGATAAGGCAAGCCCCTACTTCAGCATCATACCTATGGAAGAGTCTTTTGAGTGCCAGATTCCTATTGATAAATGGAATAAGAAAACAAGTTGGGGATGGAAGTACCATCAAGGTGTGGCAAGACAAATGGATACCAGGTTCAAGAGATGGTAGAGTGGAAAAAGATAGAGCAGCATTGGGAAGCATCCAATATGTCAAAGACCTGATTAAACAAGGATAG
- the LOC113766705 gene encoding uncharacterized protein LOC113766705 — protein MEAQATKTVQLKEKTSSHNRKESMWKKVWGTNVKHKLKHFIWRCLHNCLPVNNLAHGRKGKWNNICKSCGDGIETIEHLFFDCEYAKKIWKLSPINWDGLIDLQACFWRWREGLLEATQRVNGKEHIALTINLLWQIWKARNQIAFNNVKGEEISGVRKAQREWMEFKEAVELENRAGIDEATPNQYDR, from the coding sequence ATGGAGGCACAGGCAACTAAAACAGTGCAGCTCAAGGAGAAGACAAGTAGCCATAATAGGAAGGAAAGTATGTGGAAAAAGGTGTGGGGAACAAATGTCAAGCACAAACTAAAGCATTTTATTTGGAGATGTCTACATAACTGTCTTCCAGTCAATAACTTGGCGCACGGCAGAAAAGGAAAGTGGAACAACATATGCAAAAGCTGTGGAGATGGGATTGAAACTATTGAGCATCTGTTCTTTGATTGTGAATATGCAAAGAAGATCTGGAAACTCAGTCCAATCAATTGGGATGGATTAATAGATCTGCAGGCTTGCTTTTGGAGATGGAGGGAAGGACTCTTAGAAGCAACTCAAAGAGTCAATGGCAAGGAGCATATAGCATTAACAATTAATCTCCTCTGGCAAATATGGAAGGCAAGGAACCAGATTGCTTTCAATAACGTAAAAGGGGAGGAAATTTCAGGGGTAAGGAAAGCTCAACGAGAATGGATGGAATTCAAGGAAGCTGTGGAACTAGAAAATAGAGCTGGCATTGATGAAGCGACTCCAAATCAGTATGATAGATGA
- the LOC113766704 gene encoding uncharacterized protein LOC113766704: MEEKLGEPELEEAAAIRAAMQLGKAAGWRRIEIQSNCKNVIDCILIVSCNNYNCAVILEDIQKLREFFYQCNFSFIHREGNEVCHRLAKFALKLVNDVYWESCFPGWIKDLARIDCEGN; encoded by the coding sequence ATGGAGGAGAAGTTGGGGGAACCAGAACTTGAGGAAGCTGCAGCAATTAGAGCAGCAATGCAATTGGGAAAGGCAGCAGGCTGGAGAAGAATCGAAATACAATCAAATTGCAAGAATGTGATAGACTGCATCCTAATAGTCTCATGCAACAACTACAACTGTGCTGTGATACTGGAGGACATACAAAAGCTGAGAGAGTTTTTTTATCAATGCAACTTCTCTTTTATACATAGGGAAGGAAATGAAGTGTGTCATAGGCTAGCAAAGTTTGCCTTGAAGCTAGTTAATGATGTATATTGGGAATCATGTTTCCCTGGTTGGATTAAAGATCTAGCAAGAATAGATTGTGAGGGCAATTAG